A single region of the Plantactinospora soyae genome encodes:
- the thrS gene encoding threonine--tRNA ligase translates to MAYRGRHAQCERDDHAGRPRRAALTRTLRRQAPGRSAPGLRRTPGPGSSQPDPDLQEKTMVDHRRLGRELELFHADPLSGAGLPIWLPAGAAARHSVESYVRELERQAGYQHVYSPPLGKRELFELSGHLGYFADDMFPVLRLSADDEFVLRPALCPHHALVYRARGRSYRELPLRIAELGGMYRSERSGVLGGLSRVRAISLNDAHNFCAVEQVGAEVAEILDLIRVAHAALGVRPAGFRLSLRGPGEKYVGDDEMWQHAENLLREALSGLPYVEAPGEAAFYGPKIDIQILDGAGRESTISTIQLDFDKPARFDLSYTDSSGGRSRPVMVHRSLVGSMERLFAYLIEVHSGAFPAWYAPVQVQVLPVGPEQLAAAEAFRQECVRAGLRAELVGDGSLGARVRGAAQRRVPYAAVLGAREVAAGQVALRLRDGRAVEPMAAPDALRMISGIVAAHSAELLP, encoded by the coding sequence GTGGCGTACCGTGGCCGCCATGCGCAGTGCGAACGAGACGACCACGCCGGGCGACCCCGGCGTGCCGCACTGACGCGAACTCTTCGTCGACAGGCCCCGGGGCGATCCGCTCCGGGGCTTCGTCGTACTCCGGGACCGGGATCGTCCCAGCCAGATCCCGATCTCCAGGAGAAGACCATGGTTGACCACCGCAGGCTCGGCCGCGAGCTCGAGCTGTTCCACGCCGATCCGCTCTCCGGCGCCGGCCTGCCGATCTGGCTACCGGCCGGCGCCGCCGCCCGGCACAGCGTCGAGTCCTACGTCCGGGAGTTGGAGCGCCAGGCCGGCTACCAGCACGTCTACTCGCCTCCGCTGGGCAAGCGCGAGCTGTTCGAACTCTCCGGGCACCTCGGCTACTTCGCCGACGACATGTTCCCGGTGCTGCGGCTCTCCGCCGATGACGAGTTCGTGCTCCGTCCGGCACTGTGTCCGCACCACGCCCTCGTCTACCGGGCCCGGGGCCGGTCCTACCGGGAACTGCCGCTGCGGATCGCCGAGCTGGGCGGGATGTACCGGTCCGAGCGGTCCGGGGTGCTCGGCGGACTCAGCCGGGTCCGGGCGATCTCGCTCAACGACGCGCACAACTTCTGCGCCGTCGAGCAGGTCGGGGCCGAGGTCGCCGAGATCCTCGACCTGATCCGGGTCGCGCACGCGGCGCTCGGCGTACGACCGGCGGGGTTCCGGCTCTCCCTACGCGGCCCAGGGGAGAAGTACGTCGGCGACGACGAGATGTGGCAGCACGCCGAGAACCTGCTCCGGGAGGCGCTGTCCGGACTGCCGTACGTCGAGGCGCCCGGGGAGGCGGCGTTCTACGGGCCGAAGATCGATATCCAGATCCTGGACGGGGCGGGCCGGGAGTCGACCATCTCCACCATCCAGCTCGACTTCGACAAACCGGCCCGGTTCGACCTCTCCTACACCGACTCCTCCGGCGGGCGCAGCCGACCGGTGATGGTGCACCGGAGTCTGGTCGGCAGCATGGAACGGCTGTTCGCGTACCTGATCGAGGTGCACTCCGGCGCCTTCCCGGCCTGGTACGCGCCGGTGCAGGTGCAGGTCCTGCCGGTCGGGCCGGAGCAGTTGGCCGCGGCGGAGGCGTTCCGGCAGGAGTGCGTACGGGCCGGGCTGCGGGCTGAACTGGTCGGCGATGGCTCGTTGGGCGCCCGGGTCCGGGGTGCCGCCCAGCGCCGGGTCCCGTACGCGGCCGTGCTGGGTGCCCGGGAGGTGGCGGCCGGTCAGGTGGCGCTGCGGCTGCGGGACGGCCGGGCGGTGGAGCCGATGGCGGCGCCGGACGCGCTGCGGATGATCAGCGGGATCGTGGCCGCCCACTCGGCGGAACTCCTGCCCTGA
- a CDS encoding TetR/AcrR family transcriptional regulator, producing the protein MIEETAAGRPYHHGDLRRALLTAAAEAIEESGPTALSLRDLARRAGVSHAAPAHHFGDKAGLLTAFATEGFGMLADSLNGIRAENDSLLELGVGYVGFAVAHRAHFEVMFRPELFDSEDPALAAAKQQASDALRAGVATLPETTAGPEAANAQLAAWSIVHGFATLWLGGALPAEVGTDPEAASRAVIRLLFAPGQDASGRNDEPGRPR; encoded by the coding sequence ATGATCGAGGAGACTGCCGCAGGGCGGCCGTACCATCACGGAGATCTCCGACGCGCGCTGCTGACCGCCGCCGCCGAGGCGATCGAGGAGTCGGGACCGACGGCGCTCAGTCTGCGCGATCTGGCCCGTCGGGCCGGTGTCTCCCACGCCGCGCCCGCGCATCATTTTGGCGACAAGGCCGGCCTGCTCACCGCGTTCGCCACCGAGGGCTTCGGAATGCTGGCCGACAGCCTGAACGGAATCCGTGCCGAGAACGACAGCCTGCTGGAACTCGGGGTCGGCTACGTCGGATTCGCCGTCGCGCACCGGGCCCACTTCGAGGTGATGTTCCGGCCGGAACTCTTCGACAGCGAAGATCCGGCACTGGCGGCGGCGAAGCAGCAAGCCTCCGACGCACTCCGGGCCGGCGTCGCCACGCTGCCCGAGACGACGGCCGGGCCGGAGGCGGCGAACGCCCAACTGGCCGCCTGGTCGATCGTGCACGGCTTCGCCACGCTCTGGCTCGGCGGGGCGCTCCCGGCCGAGGTCGGCACCGACCCCGAGGCGGCATCCAGGGCGGTGATCCGGCTGCTCTTCGCCCCGGGCCAGGACGCCTCCGGACGGAACGACGAGCCGGGCCGGCCCCGGTAA
- a CDS encoding DoxX family protein: protein MIPLIALLAGTFVARIVGFLGVDALDGWHPALRLGLALMFLLAGYAHFAATHRRDLIAMVPPKLPRPDLLVTVTGVLELVGAVGLLVPATARWAAAGLALMMLAMFPANVHAARRKLALAGRPVEPLGIRTAIQVVFVTAALLVLFLPA, encoded by the coding sequence ATGATTCCGCTGATCGCCCTGCTCGCCGGCACGTTCGTCGCCCGGATCGTCGGCTTCCTCGGCGTCGATGCCCTGGACGGCTGGCACCCCGCGCTCCGGCTCGGGCTGGCCCTGATGTTCCTGCTCGCCGGCTACGCACACTTCGCCGCCACGCACCGCCGCGATCTCATTGCGATGGTGCCCCCGAAACTGCCGCGACCGGATCTGCTGGTGACCGTGACCGGTGTGCTGGAGCTGGTCGGCGCGGTCGGCCTGCTCGTCCCGGCCACCGCCCGCTGGGCGGCGGCCGGGCTCGCGCTGATGATGCTCGCCATGTTTCCGGCCAACGTCCACGCCGCACGCCGAAAACTGGCCCTGGCCGGCCGCCCCGTGGAGCCACTCGGCATCCGGACCGCGATCCAGGTGGTCTTCGTCACCGCCGCCCTGCTCGTACTCTTCCTTCCGGCGTGA